One window of Acidimicrobiales bacterium genomic DNA carries:
- the miaA gene encoding tRNA (adenosine(37)-N6)-dimethylallyltransferase MiaA produces MTVRHVALVGTTASGKSALALEVARRVPDIELVSVDSMQVYRGMDIGTAKPSAAERAEVPHHLVDLAEPSEDFSVARFQEAAARVLADIEGRGRRALLVGGTGLYLRAVIDAFEVPGQFPEVRDELEAEPDTDALYRRLSELDPVAAARMEPTNRRRVVRALEVTMGSGRPFSSFGPGLDAHPPARFDMVGLWLPRKANAARIAQRIDAMIGAGLVDEVRALSARPDGLSRTARQALGYREVLAHVEHGVPLADCLAEAVARTRDFARRQRMWFRRDPRITWYGAAENPFAVLPALLREWA; encoded by the coding sequence GTGACCGTCCGCCATGTGGCCCTGGTGGGCACCACGGCGTCGGGCAAGTCGGCCTTGGCCTTGGAAGTGGCCCGCCGGGTGCCCGACATCGAGCTGGTCAGCGTCGACTCCATGCAGGTGTACCGGGGCATGGACATCGGCACGGCCAAGCCGTCGGCCGCCGAGCGGGCCGAGGTGCCCCATCACCTGGTCGACCTGGCCGAGCCGTCGGAGGACTTCTCCGTGGCCCGCTTCCAAGAGGCGGCGGCTCGCGTGCTGGCCGACATCGAAGGCCGGGGACGCCGAGCGCTGTTGGTCGGGGGGACGGGGCTGTACCTGCGGGCCGTCATCGACGCCTTCGAGGTGCCAGGACAGTTCCCGGAGGTGCGCGACGAGCTGGAGGCCGAGCCCGACACCGACGCCCTCTACCGGCGGCTGAGCGAGCTCGACCCGGTGGCGGCGGCCCGCATGGAACCCACCAACCGCCGCCGGGTGGTGCGGGCCTTGGAGGTGACGATGGGCAGCGGGCGGCCCTTCTCGTCGTTCGGCCCGGGGCTCGACGCCCACCCGCCCGCCCGCTTCGACATGGTCGGGCTGTGGCTGCCGCGCAAGGCCAACGCGGCGCGCATCGCCCAGCGCATCGACGCCATGATCGGCGCCGGGCTGGTCGACGAGGTGCGGGCGCTGTCGGCCCGGCCCGACGGGCTGTCGCGCACCGCCCGCCAAGCGCTCGGCTACCGCGAGGTGCTGGCCCATGTCGAGCACGGCGTGCCGCTGGCCGACTGCCTGGCCGAGGCGGTGGCGCGCACCCGCGACTTCGCCCGGCGCCAGCGCATGTGGTTCCGCCGCGACCCCCGCATCACCTGGTACGGCGCCGCCGAGAACCCGTTCGCTGTGCTCCCCGCCCTGTTGAGAGAATGGGCCTGA
- a CDS encoding CDP-alcohol phosphatidyltransferase family protein yields the protein MAVRSGTFGPSALATPANAITLARLFITPVLLAIIVRDGATWPALAFWIVLAGTDGVDGYLARRHGTTRSGAFLDPLADKFLVLGAMAALVAKDVFWWLPVALIAVREIGISLYRTWVSRRGISVPARWWAKVKTVVQEVAVGFALLPLTEDNPTPANVVLWAGVVLALVTGAQYLLDGRRLRDAV from the coding sequence ATGGCCGTGCGCAGCGGGACGTTCGGGCCGTCGGCGTTGGCCACGCCGGCCAACGCCATCACCCTGGCGCGCCTGTTCATCACGCCGGTGCTGCTGGCCATCATCGTGCGCGACGGCGCCACCTGGCCCGCCCTCGCCTTCTGGATCGTGCTGGCGGGCACCGACGGCGTCGACGGCTACCTGGCCCGCCGCCACGGCACCACCCGCTCGGGTGCGTTCCTCGACCCGCTGGCCGACAAGTTCCTGGTGCTCGGGGCCATGGCCGCGCTGGTGGCCAAGGACGTCTTCTGGTGGTTGCCCGTCGCCCTCATCGCCGTGCGCGAGATCGGCATCAGCCTGTACCGCACGTGGGTCAGCCGCCGCGGCATCTCGGTGCCGGCGCGGTGGTGGGCCAAGGTGAAGACGGTGGTGCAGGAGGTGGCCGTCGGCTTCGCCCTGCTGCCCCTCACCGAGGACAACCCCACGCCCGCCAACGTGGTGCTGTGGGCCGGCGTGGTGCTGGCCCTGGTGACCGGTGCGCAGTACCTGCTCGACGGCCGGAGGCTGCGCGATGCGGTGTGA
- the miaB gene encoding tRNA (N6-isopentenyl adenosine(37)-C2)-methylthiotransferase MiaB yields MSEAPRRFVIRTFGCQMNEHDSERIAGLLESDGMEATDDLEQADVVVLNTCCIRENADNKLYGNLGHLKALKDRRPGLQIAVAGCLAQKDRDLIQQKAPHTDVVFGTHNVASAADLLRRAAVEGPIMEILEESEAFPSALPARRDVGYAAWLTIQIGCDNACAFCIVPSVRGVEISRPFGEIVAEASALADAGVVEVTLLGQNVNSYGRDLTKRRPLFAELLAAVGAVDGIRRVRYTSPHPKDLRPETIEAMASVPAVCEHLHLPLQSGSDRVLAAMHRGYRAERYLEKLAAARAAVPDLAVTTDLIVGFPGETDDDFERTLEVVAAAEYDSAYTFIFSPRPGTEAAELVDRFVPAEVVAERFERLKVVVERSALAKHEARVGRVEEVLVEGPSKRDPAVLTGRSRQNKLVHFPSPQPLPGGSFAQVRVTRAAPHYLAGELVEVTARPRHRTRIPVAVV; encoded by the coding sequence ATGAGCGAGGCGCCCCGTCGGTTTGTCATCCGCACCTTCGGGTGCCAGATGAACGAACACGACTCTGAGCGCATCGCGGGCTTGCTGGAGTCCGACGGCATGGAGGCGACCGACGACCTGGAGCAGGCCGACGTCGTCGTGCTCAACACGTGCTGCATCCGGGAGAATGCCGACAACAAGCTGTACGGCAACCTCGGCCACCTCAAGGCGCTGAAGGACCGTCGCCCCGGGCTCCAGATCGCCGTGGCGGGCTGCCTGGCCCAGAAAGACCGCGACCTCATCCAGCAGAAGGCACCGCACACCGACGTGGTGTTCGGCACCCACAACGTGGCCTCGGCCGCCGACTTGCTGCGCCGGGCCGCCGTCGAGGGCCCGATCATGGAGATCCTCGAGGAGTCCGAGGCCTTCCCGTCCGCCCTGCCTGCCCGGCGAGACGTGGGTTATGCGGCGTGGCTGACCATCCAGATCGGCTGCGACAACGCCTGCGCCTTCTGCATCGTGCCGTCGGTGCGGGGTGTCGAGATCAGCCGCCCGTTCGGCGAGATCGTGGCCGAGGCTTCGGCGTTGGCCGACGCAGGCGTGGTCGAGGTCACCCTGCTGGGCCAGAACGTCAACTCCTACGGCCGCGACCTGACCAAACGCCGGCCGCTGTTCGCCGAGCTGCTGGCCGCCGTGGGCGCCGTCGACGGCATCCGCCGGGTCCGCTACACCAGCCCCCACCCCAAGGACCTGCGCCCCGAGACCATCGAAGCGATGGCTTCGGTGCCTGCGGTGTGCGAGCACCTGCACCTGCCCCTGCAGTCGGGCAGCGACCGGGTGCTGGCCGCCATGCACCGCGGCTACCGGGCCGAGCGCTACCTGGAGAAGCTGGCGGCGGCCCGGGCGGCGGTGCCCGACCTGGCCGTGACCACCGACTTGATCGTGGGCTTCCCGGGCGAGACCGACGACGACTTCGAACGCACGCTGGAGGTGGTGGCCGCCGCCGAGTACGACAGCGCCTACACCTTCATCTTCTCGCCCCGCCCCGGCACCGAGGCGGCCGAGCTGGTCGATCGGTTCGTGCCCGCCGAGGTCGTCGCCGAGCGCTTCGAGCGGCTCAAGGTCGTGGTGGAGCGCTCGGCCCTGGCCAAGCACGAAGCCCGGGTGGGGCGGGTCGAAGAAGTGCTGGTCGAAGGGCCGAGCAAACGCGATCCGGCCGTGCTCACCGGGCGCAGCCGCCAGAACAAGCTCGTGCACTTCCCGTCGCCGCAGCCGCTGCCTGGCGGTTCCTTCGCCCAGGTTCGGGTGACGCGGGCGGCGCCGCACTACCTGGCCGGAGAGTTGGTCGAGGTCACGGCCCGTCCCCGGCACCGCACCCGCATCCCGGTGGCGGTCGTCTGA
- a CDS encoding competence/damage-inducible protein A, which yields MRCEVVAVGTELLLGQIVDTNSSWIGEQLALAGIDSHYQVKVGDNLDRIVQALRIALSRSEAVIVCGGLGPTQDDITREAIAEVMNVGLERDEAVVDLIRRMFESRGRTMAENNARQADVPRGAVVIPQTRGTAPGLICPVGKKVVYAVPGVPHEMQDMLERAVLPDLQARAGTRSTIVSRVVRTWGLAESTLAEIVAPRLDALDAAGGNPTIAFLASGIEGIKLRITAKADDHDAAMALVEAEDAELRALLGTYVFGVDDDTMETAVGVLLEEQGLSLGLAESMTGGLVASRLVNVEGSSAWFRGCVVSYASEVKFDLLGVPEGPVVSEESARAMAEGARKVLGADVGLSVTGVAGPARQDDQPVGTAFFGMALDDDTQVVHVRLPGDRDRIRQFAAISLLDMLRRRLLDRA from the coding sequence ATGCGGTGTGAGGTGGTGGCCGTCGGCACCGAGCTGTTGCTGGGCCAGATCGTCGACACCAACTCCTCGTGGATCGGCGAGCAACTGGCGCTGGCGGGCATCGACTCGCACTACCAGGTCAAGGTGGGCGACAACCTCGACCGCATCGTGCAGGCGTTGCGCATCGCCCTGTCTCGCAGCGAGGCGGTGATCGTCTGCGGCGGCCTCGGCCCCACCCAGGACGACATCACCCGCGAGGCCATCGCCGAGGTGATGAACGTCGGGTTGGAGCGCGACGAAGCGGTGGTCGACCTCATCCGGCGCATGTTCGAGTCGCGGGGCCGCACCATGGCCGAGAACAACGCCCGCCAAGCCGACGTGCCCCGGGGCGCAGTCGTCATCCCGCAGACGCGAGGCACGGCCCCGGGCCTCATCTGCCCGGTGGGCAAGAAGGTCGTGTACGCCGTGCCCGGCGTGCCCCACGAGATGCAGGACATGTTGGAGCGCGCCGTGCTGCCCGACCTCCAGGCCCGGGCCGGCACCCGTTCCACCATCGTGTCGCGGGTGGTGCGGACGTGGGGCTTGGCCGAGTCGACGCTGGCCGAGATCGTCGCCCCCCGGCTCGACGCCCTCGACGCCGCGGGCGGCAACCCCACCATCGCCTTCCTGGCCAGTGGCATCGAAGGCATCAAGCTGCGCATCACGGCCAAGGCCGACGACCACGACGCCGCCATGGCCTTGGTCGAAGCCGAAGACGCCGAACTGCGGGCGCTGCTCGGCACCTACGTGTTCGGGGTCGACGACGACACCATGGAGACCGCCGTCGGCGTGCTGCTGGAGGAGCAGGGGCTGTCGCTGGGGTTGGCCGAGTCGATGACCGGCGGCCTGGTGGCGTCGCGGTTGGTGAACGTCGAGGGCTCGAGCGCCTGGTTCCGCGGCTGCGTGGTGTCGTACGCCTCGGAGGTGAAGTTCGACCTGCTCGGCGTGCCCGAAGGACCGGTGGTGTCGGAGGAGTCGGCCCGGGCCATGGCCGAAGGCGCCCGCAAGGTGCTGGGCGCCGACGTGGGCCTGTCGGTCACCGGGGTGGCAGGCCCGGCCCGCCAGGACGACCAACCGGTGGGCACGGCGTTCTTCGGCATGGCCCTCGACGACGACACCCAAGTCGTGCACGTGCGGCTGCCCGGCGACCGCGACCGCATCCGTCAGTTCGCCGCCATCTCGCTGCTCGACATGCTGCGCCGGCGGTTGCTCGACCGGGCCTAG
- a CDS encoding 2,3,4,5-tetrahydropyridine-2,6-dicarboxylate N-succinyltransferase, which yields MADLQSQIEELWDRRAELAADDGEATAIVHQAITLLDTGEARIAEVDAASGEVVVHQWLKQAVLLLFRLSAMETTELGPFEYADKIPLKRGYAAAGVRVVPGASARWGSFLERGVTMMPSYVNIGARVGANTMVDTWATVGSCAQIGANVHLSGGVGIGGVLEPPQAAPVVVEDDAFIGSRCIVVEGARVRRGAKLGAGVILSSSIPVIDVETGEEISRGDVPERAIAIAGTRTKRFAGGEFGMPCVLVIRRLGEGEEHDKLKLESILREHGATT from the coding sequence ATGGCCGACCTCCAATCGCAGATCGAAGAACTTTGGGACCGCCGCGCCGAGCTGGCCGCCGACGACGGTGAGGCGACGGCGATCGTCCACCAGGCGATCACCCTGCTCGACACCGGCGAGGCCCGCATCGCCGAGGTCGACGCCGCTTCGGGTGAGGTGGTCGTCCACCAGTGGCTCAAGCAGGCGGTGCTGCTGCTGTTCCGGTTGTCGGCCATGGAGACGACCGAGTTGGGGCCGTTCGAGTACGCCGACAAGATCCCGCTGAAGCGTGGGTATGCAGCCGCAGGCGTGCGGGTGGTGCCGGGTGCGTCGGCGCGGTGGGGGTCGTTCCTGGAGCGGGGCGTGACGATGATGCCGAGCTACGTGAACATCGGTGCGCGGGTGGGGGCCAACACCATGGTCGACACGTGGGCGACGGTGGGGTCGTGCGCCCAGATCGGGGCCAACGTGCACCTGTCGGGCGGGGTCGGCATCGGGGGCGTGCTGGAGCCCCCGCAGGCGGCGCCGGTGGTGGTGGAAGACGATGCGTTCATCGGGTCGCGCTGCATCGTGGTCGAGGGGGCACGGGTACGGCGGGGGGCCAAGCTGGGCGCCGGGGTGATCCTGTCGTCGTCGATCCCGGTCATCGACGTGGAGACGGGCGAGGAGATCAGCCGGGGCGACGTGCCCGAGCGGGCCATCGCCATCGCCGGCACCCGCACGAAGCGGTTTGCGGGTGGGGAGTTCGGCATGCCGTGCGTGTTGGTCATCCGGCGGCTCGGCGAAGGCGAGGAGCACGACAAGCTGAAGCTGGAGTCGATCCTGCGCGAGCACGGCGCCACGACGTGA
- the hflX gene encoding GTPase HflX, producing MTLIERSFRERIVLVGVVIPPATLEEVEASLDELALLVDTAGADVAARVVQRRDAPDPATYVGKGKAQELHEISEAVDSDTVVFDDELSPAQQRNLEKILGRTAIDRTAVILDIFAQNARTQEGKDQVELAMIRYRLPRLRGRGTALSRQGGGVGTRMGGGETKLEVDRRRLLRRVQRLEQNLRELTATRRTQRKARARGRLQTVSLVGYTNAGKSTLLNRLTDAGVLVEDRLFATLDPRTRRLQLPGGESVLLSDTVGFIKKLPHGLVEAFKSTLEVVAESDLLVHVVDSAAPDPEAQIEAVHAVLTEIGARDVLELLAFNKADMSVEAKRLAESHPGSVVVSAVTGDGIDGLLSAIGDRLRALGNVIELVVPFERGDVVAALHREGEVLTEQHEEGGTRLRARLDAAGSARFKEFLVPS from the coding sequence GTGACCCTTATCGAACGGTCGTTTCGAGAGCGCATCGTGCTCGTCGGCGTCGTCATCCCTCCCGCCACGCTCGAGGAGGTGGAGGCATCCCTCGACGAGTTGGCGTTGTTGGTCGACACCGCAGGCGCCGACGTGGCCGCCCGGGTGGTGCAGCGTCGCGACGCGCCCGACCCCGCCACCTACGTGGGCAAGGGCAAGGCCCAGGAGCTGCACGAGATCTCCGAGGCCGTCGACTCCGACACCGTCGTGTTCGACGACGAACTGTCGCCCGCCCAGCAGCGCAACCTCGAGAAGATCCTGGGGCGCACGGCCATCGACCGCACCGCGGTGATCCTCGACATCTTCGCCCAGAACGCCCGCACCCAAGAGGGCAAGGACCAGGTCGAGCTGGCCATGATCCGCTACCGCCTGCCCCGCCTGCGGGGCCGAGGCACGGCGCTCAGCCGCCAGGGCGGTGGCGTGGGCACCCGGATGGGTGGCGGTGAGACCAAGCTGGAAGTCGACCGCCGGCGCCTGTTGCGGCGGGTGCAGCGGCTGGAGCAGAACCTGCGCGAGCTCACCGCCACCCGGCGCACGCAGCGCAAGGCCCGGGCTCGGGGCCGACTGCAGACGGTGTCGCTGGTGGGCTACACCAACGCAGGCAAGTCGACGCTGCTCAACCGGCTGACCGACGCGGGCGTGCTGGTGGAAGACCGGCTGTTCGCCACCTTGGACCCCCGCACCCGTCGCCTGCAGTTGCCGGGCGGCGAGTCGGTGCTGCTGTCCGACACCGTGGGCTTCATCAAGAAGCTGCCGCACGGGTTGGTGGAGGCCTTCAAGTCGACCTTGGAGGTGGTGGCCGAGTCCGACCTGCTGGTGCACGTGGTCGACTCCGCCGCCCCCGACCCCGAAGCCCAGATCGAAGCGGTGCACGCCGTGCTCACCGAGATCGGCGCCCGTGACGTGCTGGAGTTGCTGGCCTTCAACAAGGCCGACATGTCGGTGGAGGCCAAGCGCCTGGCCGAGAGCCATCCGGGCTCCGTGGTCGTCTCGGCCGTGACCGGCGACGGCATCGACGGGTTGCTGTCGGCCATCGGCGACCGGCTGCGGGCGCTGGGCAACGTCATCGAACTGGTGGTGCCGTTCGAACGGGGCGACGTAGTGGCCGCCCTGCACCGGGAGGGCGAGGTGCTCACCGAGCAGCACGAAGAAGGCGGCACCCGGCTGCGGGCTCGGCTCGACGCCGCGGGCAGCGCCCGGTTCAAGGAGTTCCTCGTCCCGTCATGA
- a CDS encoding methyltransferase domain-containing protein — MPSIVDRIDPSTLPPSVRRIGKRGLRLGRSARQRAKLLRQVVSPAAGVGFDDLPTPMAIRMAYETVLDRSPEPQDYVHYTAELETTTRARMLEIMRGSEEAYMNVRVTDLLNSLHLSRCDFVRSLPRARRILDLGGSHQSNREGAFVHLGYPYPFERLILVDLPIDERHEIYQLSEKAEVVETALGPVEYAYHSMADLSRYDDESFDLVYSGQTIEHVTPEECDDTLAETFRVLQPGGYFAVDTPNDTVCRLQRPDFINDDHKVEYSHEEFTAKLRKAGFEIVDAKGLNYLGHPASEGGFDEIEVARNNGLYGEPQDCYLLAYICRKPG, encoded by the coding sequence GTGCCGAGCATCGTGGACCGCATCGATCCTTCGACCCTGCCGCCCTCCGTCCGGCGCATCGGCAAACGGGGCCTGCGCCTCGGCCGGTCCGCCCGGCAGCGGGCCAAGCTCCTGCGCCAGGTCGTGAGCCCCGCCGCCGGCGTCGGCTTCGACGACCTGCCCACCCCCATGGCCATCCGCATGGCCTACGAGACCGTGCTCGACCGCTCGCCCGAGCCCCAGGACTACGTCCACTACACGGCCGAGCTGGAGACGACCACCCGCGCCCGGATGCTGGAGATCATGCGGGGCTCGGAAGAGGCCTACATGAACGTGCGGGTCACAGACCTGCTGAACTCGCTCCACCTCAGCCGGTGCGACTTCGTGCGCAGCCTCCCCCGGGCCCGGCGCATCCTCGACCTCGGCGGCAGCCACCAGTCGAACCGCGAGGGCGCCTTCGTGCACCTCGGCTACCCCTACCCGTTCGAGCGGCTGATCCTGGTCGACCTGCCCATCGACGAGCGCCACGAGATCTACCAGCTCAGCGAGAAGGCCGAGGTGGTCGAGACCGCCCTGGGGCCGGTGGAGTACGCCTACCACTCGATGGCCGACCTCTCCCGTTACGACGACGAGTCGTTCGACCTGGTCTACAGCGGCCAGACCATCGAGCACGTCACCCCCGAGGAGTGCGACGACACCCTGGCCGAGACGTTCCGGGTGCTGCAGCCGGGCGGCTACTTCGCCGTCGACACGCCCAACGACACGGTGTGCCGGCTGCAGCGCCCCGACTTCATCAACGACGACCACAAGGTCGAGTACAGCCACGAGGAGTTCACGGCCAAGCTGCGCAAGGCGGGCTTCGAGATCGTCGACGCCAAGGGCCTCAACTACCTGGGGCACCCGGCCTCGGAGGGCGGCTTCGACGAGATCGAGGTGGCCCGCAACAACGGCCTCTACGGCGAGCCGCAGGACTGCTACCTGCTGGCCTACATCTGCCGGAAGCCCGGGTAG
- a CDS encoding aminotransferase class I/II-fold pyridoxal phosphate-dependent enzyme, translated as MSEPGFQPPPYPYDRLASAKAAAEGHEGGVVDLSVGTPNDAPPPAVVAALGGSGAERGYPPSVGTAAYREAAAGWMERRLGVSVPASAVAACVGTKEFVATLPQWLRLRTPARDTVLYPAVAYPTYEMGAVLAGCRAVPVAVDDVWRLDLSSISEDDAARALCLWVNTPGNPAGQVDDLAAAASWGRAHDVPVFSDECYVEFTWAGPPRTILSSGFDGVVAVHSLSKRSNLAGARAGFYAGDAELVTYLSEVRKHVGLMVPGPVQAAAVAAWADDAHVEAQRARYLERLEFFAAVLAKFGAYAPLPAGGFYLWAPVPDGDEWGFAQRLASEGGCLVSPGEFYGEAGRGHVRVALVQPLERLELVASRLGV; from the coding sequence ATGAGCGAGCCCGGCTTCCAGCCGCCGCCGTACCCGTACGACCGGCTGGCGTCGGCCAAGGCGGCGGCCGAAGGGCATGAAGGCGGCGTCGTCGACCTGTCGGTGGGCACGCCCAACGACGCGCCGCCGCCGGCGGTGGTGGCGGCGCTGGGCGGGTCGGGGGCGGAGCGGGGCTACCCGCCCTCGGTGGGCACGGCCGCCTACCGTGAGGCCGCCGCGGGCTGGATGGAACGGCGGCTGGGTGTGAGTGTTCCGGCGTCGGCGGTGGCCGCCTGTGTGGGCACCAAGGAGTTCGTGGCCACGCTGCCGCAGTGGCTGCGTCTGCGCACGCCCGCCCGCGACACGGTGCTGTACCCGGCTGTGGCGTACCCGACCTACGAGATGGGCGCGGTGCTGGCGGGCTGCCGGGCGGTGCCGGTGGCGGTCGACGACGTGTGGCGGCTCGACCTGTCGTCGATCTCCGAGGACGACGCGGCCCGGGCGCTGTGCTTGTGGGTGAACACGCCGGGCAACCCGGCAGGCCAGGTCGACGACCTGGCGGCGGCGGCATCGTGGGGCCGGGCGCACGACGTGCCGGTGTTCAGTGACGAGTGCTACGTGGAGTTCACGTGGGCAGGGCCGCCCCGCACGATCCTGTCGTCGGGGTTCGACGGGGTGGTGGCGGTGCACTCGCTGTCGAAGCGGTCGAACTTGGCCGGGGCGCGGGCGGGGTTCTACGCGGGCGACGCCGAGTTGGTGACGTACTTGTCGGAGGTCCGCAAGCACGTCGGGCTCATGGTGCCCGGGCCGGTGCAGGCGGCCGCGGTGGCGGCGTGGGCCGACGACGCCCACGTCGAGGCGCAGCGGGCGCGGTACCTCGAACGGCTGGAGTTCTTCGCCGCCGTGCTGGCCAAGTTCGGCGCCTACGCGCCGTTGCCTGCGGGGGGCTTCTACCTGTGGGCGCCGGTGCCCGACGGCGACGAGTGGGGCTTCGCCCAGCGCTTGGCGAGCGAGGGCGGGTGCCTGGTCAGCCCCGGCGAGTTCTACGGCGAGGCGGGCCGGGGGCACGTGCGGGTGGCGCTGGTTCAGCCTCTGGAACGGCTCGAACTGGTGGCGTCACGCCTCGGCGTCTGA
- the recA gene encoding recombinase RecA, producing MEKDKALEMALGQIEKTHGKGSIMRMGETTHMGIESISTGAMSLDLALGVGGLPRGRVVEVYGPESSGKSTLAMHVVAEAQRNGGICAYIDAEHAMDPVYASAIGVDIDELLISQPDTGEQALEIADTLIRSGALDVVVIDSVAALTPRAEIEGEMGDSHVGLQARLMSQALRKLTGTLNKTDTIALFINQLREKIGVMFGSPETTPGGRALKFYSSVRLDIRRIESIKDGVEVVGNRTRVKVVKNKVAPPFKQAEFDIMYGRGISREGSLIDVGVDLGLVKKSGAWYTYEGEQLGQGRENAKQFLTDNPEVMVEINERIRKQVGLVGGDDVPLGEGESDDEPILLK from the coding sequence GTGGAAAAAGACAAGGCACTAGAGATGGCGCTCGGCCAGATCGAGAAGACGCACGGCAAGGGCTCGATCATGCGGATGGGCGAGACCACCCACATGGGCATCGAGTCCATCTCGACCGGCGCGATGTCGCTCGACCTGGCGTTAGGCGTGGGCGGCCTGCCCCGGGGCCGGGTGGTGGAGGTCTACGGGCCTGAATCGTCCGGTAAGTCCACCCTCGCCATGCACGTGGTCGCCGAAGCGCAGCGCAACGGGGGCATCTGCGCCTACATCGACGCCGAGCACGCCATGGACCCGGTCTACGCCTCGGCCATCGGCGTCGACATCGACGAGCTGCTCATCTCCCAGCCCGACACGGGGGAGCAGGCGTTGGAGATCGCCGACACCCTGATCCGCTCCGGTGCCCTCGACGTCGTGGTCATCGACTCGGTGGCGGCGCTGACGCCCCGGGCCGAGATCGAGGGCGAGATGGGCGACAGCCACGTCGGCCTCCAGGCCCGGCTCATGTCGCAGGCCCTGCGCAAGCTGACCGGCACGCTCAACAAGACCGACACCATTGCGCTGTTCATCAACCAATTGCGGGAAAAGATCGGCGTTATGTTCGGGAGCCCGGAAACCACTCCGGGTGGTCGTGCATTGAAGTTCTATTCGTCGGTTCGATTGGACATCCGACGCATCGAGTCGATCAAGGACGGCGTCGAGGTGGTGGGCAACCGCACCCGTGTCAAGGTCGTCAAGAACAAGGTGGCCCCGCCGTTCAAGCAGGCCGAGTTCGACATCATGTACGGGCGGGGCATCAGCCGCGAGGGCTCGCTCATCGACGTGGGCGTCGACTTGGGCCTCGTGAAGAAGTCCGGTGCCTGGTACACCTACGAGGGCGAGCAGCTCGGCCAGGGTCGTGAGAACGCCAAGCAGTTCCTCACCGACAACCCCGAGGTGATGGTCGAGATCAACGAGCGCATCCGCAAGCAGGTCGGGCTCGTCGGGGGCGACGATGTCCCCTTGGGCGAGGGCGAAAGCGACGACGAGCCGATCCTTTTGAAGTAA
- the dapF gene encoding diaminopimelate epimerase yields MPVLSLTKHHGLGNDFLVLLDLDDASPVDAATARALCDRHRGVGADGVIRVVRDTAADVRMDLRNADGSVAELSGNGLRCLGQAVVDAGVVPGPAVSVATLAGVRQLVVRPTGPRTAWVSVEMGKAEVGADQPQDFPDRKARTVDMGNPHLVLVGPDPASIDVPGLGPRIESGFAGGMNVEFVMVGPEPDAVTMRVWERGVGETQACGTGACAAAAAAHAWGLVGERVVVHQPGGDAEVELRPDGVVLSGPTERVARIEVEL; encoded by the coding sequence ATGCCTGTCCTCTCCCTCACCAAGCACCACGGCCTGGGCAACGACTTCCTCGTCCTGCTCGACCTCGACGACGCATCGCCAGTCGATGCGGCGACGGCACGCGCCCTGTGCGACCGGCACCGGGGCGTGGGCGCCGATGGAGTCATCCGGGTCGTGCGCGACACGGCGGCCGACGTGCGCATGGACCTGCGCAACGCCGACGGCAGCGTGGCCGAGCTCAGCGGCAACGGGCTGCGGTGCCTGGGCCAAGCGGTAGTCGACGCAGGCGTCGTGCCCGGCCCTGCGGTGTCGGTGGCCACCCTGGCCGGGGTGCGGCAGTTGGTGGTTCGCCCGACCGGGCCGCGAACGGCGTGGGTGAGCGTGGAGATGGGCAAGGCCGAGGTCGGTGCCGACCAGCCCCAGGACTTCCCCGACCGCAAGGCCCGCACCGTCGACATGGGCAACCCCCACCTGGTGCTCGTGGGCCCCGACCCGGCGTCGATCGACGTGCCCGGCCTCGGCCCCCGCATCGAGTCCGGGTTCGCGGGCGGCATGAACGTGGAGTTCGTGATGGTGGGGCCGGAGCCCGACGCTGTGACCATGCGGGTGTGGGAGCGGGGCGTGGGCGAGACCCAGGCGTGCGGCACGGGCGCGTGCGCGGCGGCGGCTGCGGCCCATGCGTGGGGGTTGGTGGGGGAACGGGTTGTCGTGCACCAGCCCGGTGGCGATGCTGAGGTCGAGCTCCGGCCCGACGGCGTGGTGCTGAGCGGGCCGACCGAACGGGTCGCCCGGATCGAGGTCGAGCTGTGA